The genome window atagatagatagatagatagatagatagatagatagatagatagatagatagatagatagatagatagatagatagatagatagataggtagataggtaggtaggtaggtaggtaggtaggtaggtaggtaggtaggtaggtaggtaggtaggtaggtaggtaggtaggtggtgacggacaggcaggcaggcaggcaggcaggtaggtggtgacagacagacagacaggcaggcaggcaggcaggtaggtggtgacgaacaggcaggcaggcaggcaggcaggcagctaggtaggtaggtggtgacggacaggcaggcaggcaggcaggcaggcagctaggtaggtaggtggtgacggacaggcaggcaggcaggcaggcaggcaggcaggcaggcaggcaggcaggcaggcaggcaggcaggcaggcaggcaggcaggcaggcagatagatagatagatagatagatagatagatagatagatagatagatagatagatagatagatagatagatagatagatagatagatagatagatagatagatagatagatagatagatagatagatagatagatagattaaaaaatccacactcttctctcctcttcttaGCCTGATGCTGCTTCCCAGCACGGGCCTTTGGAGGCTCACCACCTGGAGATGGGCCACCTGGGGAGAAGCTGGTGGCTGTCGCTTCCCTGGAAGGCTGCActaggctgcagcagcagcacagcaggcATCCTGCCAGGCTACTGAACCAGTATTGGTGAAGGTAGAAagtgaaaagggaagggaagggaagagagcctcggcactcagcagcagccctggagGCCTGCGTTTAGACCTGTGCGCCCGATGCCCCTTCTCCTATTCCCCAGtcacctgaggagggcagggtgcgGGTGGTCGCGCTGCCTCCAGCAGAGGGCGCTGTGGGGCAGCTGGCCGGCGAGCCCCGCCGTCAATTCCGCGCCGCGGGGAGAGGAGGCGCCTGGCCGCGAACTCGGCTCCGGCTGGCAGCTGCATCACGGGGGTTGCCGCCGCGCGGAGCCGCGCGAATAAATGCGGCCGCCGCCAGGTCGCGGCGCAATCCGGGGGGAGCCAGCCGGAGGGGAGCGCGTTGGCAGGGCGAGGAGGCGGGGGTCCAGGCGAAGGGAAGGCCAGCCCGGGCGCACATGGAGCCGGTCGCTTGCTCGCGAGGTGCCCCAGACCCGCCGGCGCGCTCCGAGCCCTAAAGAGCCGCCTCCCGCCCAGCCTGTACGCCGGGAGCTGTCGGAAGCGGAGGGGGTGGCCATGCTGAGCCGCCGGGCAGCCCTCTAAGACCCGGTGAGACCTCCGATCGACCCCCTGGGCCAGCGGGGCAGCCGGATTTTGCCCGGGGAGGGGGCGCGATCGCCTGCTCCCTCCCGCCCCGTCGGCGCAGCAACCCGCGAGCGGCCGGTCCGGCGCGGCGATGGGAGTTTGAAGGCGCGCCAGGGTGCGCAGCCGCCCGTGCAAGTCGTCGCGGATGCCTCGGTGAAGCCGGCGCCTGCCCGGCCGGGATGGAGCCCTCCCCGGGGGTGGGCACCCTCTACCcgtgggtgctgctgctgctgctgggcctccgcctggcccccggggccgGCCAGCACTACCTGCACATCCGCCCGGCGCCCAGCGACACCCTGCCGCTGGTGGACCTCATCGAGCCGCCGGACCCGCTCTTCGACCCCAAGGAGAAGGACCTGAACGACACCCTCCTGCGCGGCCTGCTGGGCGCCCACTTCGACGCCGGCTTCATGGCCGTCAGCGCCCCCCCGGAGCACCCCGAGGAGTCGGCCGAGCTGGAGGCGCTGCTGCGCCAGAGGCCGTCGGGGCCCATGCCCGGCGAGATCCGCGCGCTGGACTTCCCCGACGGCAAAAAGGCGCGGCTCAGCCGGAAGCTGCGCCGGCGGCTGCAGCTGTGGCTGTGGGCGCAGACGTTCTGCCCGGTGCTGTACGCCTGGAACGACCTGGGCAGTCGCTTCTGGCCCCGCTAcgtcaaggtgggcagctgctcgGGCAAGCGCTCGTGCTCCGTGCCCGAGGGCATGCTCTGCAAGCCGGCCCGCTCCGTCCACCTGACCATCCTGCGCTGGAGGTGCCAGCGACGGGGCGGGCAGCGCTGCGCCTGGATCCCCATCCAGTACCCCATCATCGCCGAGTGCAAGTGCTCCTGCTAGGGCAAGGcggcggggaagggggggcggctcccccacccccagagacaTGTTCCCAGACCCTTCCCAGAGGCCAGCCAGCACCCAAGACACGTCGAGGCGTCCGGAGATCCAGGAGCCCAGCATCGCCGAGTGTCAACGCTCCTGCTAGGAAAGGGCGGCGGGGAATCGGAGCAGGGCGCCTGCGCTGGAGGGCTAGCCCCCTGCCCCCTCTAAATACACACCCCAgagaaatttcccccagatttctCCGGACCCTTCCCAGCTGACCAGCGCCCAAGAGACTTTGACCCGTCTGGAGATCCAAAACCCCGACGTAACCCATTCACATGTTTCCGCCGCAAAGGGAGACGCGTGCACTTGatcgcccgccccccccctccccgaagaaAACTCCCCCCTTCCCGTTTAATCTGACCCAAATTGGGTCCGGGAACCCAAATTGGGTCCGCCCACCCTGCCTCGGCTAGACTGTGATCCATTCCCGACGACCCGGGTCGTCCTATTCAGACGTTGCGCTGCGCTGTCACGTGTAGGAGACAATCTGGGCTCTCAGGGTCCGAAGGTCAGTGTCGCAACGGTGAACTCCTTTCTGGTCTACTGTATTGGCGAGGGGGCTTCGCCTGGAACcttccttgccccccacccccacccccacccttttaaTTTATAATGCGGAGAAAAGCGTTCTGGGGGCCTGGGGGTCGCTTCGCTTCTctttgccttttttatttttggggggcGAAGTCGGAATTTTTCTCGTTCAAACGAAAACGCGAACTTTTggcaagaggggggaggggaaagaaaacgTTTTCTCGAcggacaagattttttttccattcttcGGAAAACGTGTCTCTGCGTCCCGTgtggggtgttgtttttttaaatggacttCCAAGATATTCTAATAAAAGCTTAGGACGGCGTGTTATTGTATATAGTGAacaaagctgttgtttttttaaaggggaaaaaaattgccTTCGACCCTCTGTAAATGGAAGAGTCCGCTATTTATTCTTTATATCTGTTTCCTTTGTAGTCGGGAAAAAAAGTCGAGCCCGAGAATTAAAATCAACCACTAAAACGCCAACCCCCGGTGGCTTCTtctctttggagttttttttggggggtgggtgggcttcaGCTCGTTGAAGGGGGCGTCCAAGGAACATTTGTCTCAGTCGATCGCTTTTCTCCCCGTTTCTTGGACTGATCTGGGGAGGCAAACTCACCGCCTTACAAAGACCTGGTTTCATAATGATCGGAGTTGCCAtgtctccaggggagggcgggaggTGTTGGCACCTGCATGGGAAACATTGCTTGGCCTTGCCAGAaatccaggggagggcgggagggggcggCATCTGAACGTAGAACATCGGTTGGCCTTGCCAGATCTCACCTGAGGGGGCCACGAcatcccgccctcccctggagataTGGCAAGGCCAACCCATATGAAACCAGgtcttgattccccccccccactgactcCCACGGGGCTACCTCCCAAGAGACTGAAAATCATTCCTCTGGCCTTTCTTGCAACCCCTCCCctgtctgccccctcctcctcctcctcctccccccccccccagcatttggCTGTCAGTCACCCGTTGGGGAAGGTGCGAAGCAGCGGCCGCTTTGACATCTCCTTTACGAGGAGCCACGTGTCGGCGACACCTCCCCTGCAGGGCCAGCCGAGCTGAAACCGGAGCCGGCCACTCGGCAGCTCCAGACGGCCACCTATCCGGGCCAGGAGCCAGTCCGCTCCCCCTCCGCCAGTCCGCCTTCTT of Sphaerodactylus townsendi isolate TG3544 linkage group LG03, MPM_Stown_v2.3, whole genome shotgun sequence contains these proteins:
- the NOG gene encoding noggin, producing the protein MEPSPGVGTLYPWVLLLLLGLRLAPGAGQHYLHIRPAPSDTLPLVDLIEPPDPLFDPKEKDLNDTLLRGLLGAHFDAGFMAVSAPPEHPEESAELEALLRQRPSGPMPGEIRALDFPDGKKARLSRKLRRRLQLWLWAQTFCPVLYAWNDLGSRFWPRYVKVGSCSGKRSCSVPEGMLCKPARSVHLTILRWRCQRRGGQRCAWIPIQYPIIAECKCSC